In Streptomyces sp. NBC_01551, one DNA window encodes the following:
- the fusA gene encoding elongation factor G has product MATTSLDLAKVRNIGIMAHIDAGKTTTTERILFYTGVSYKIGEVHDGAATMDWMEQEQERGITITSAATTCHWPLEDVDHTINIIDTPGHVDFTVEVERSLRVLDGAVTVFDGVAGVEPQSETVWRQADRYGVPRICFVNKLDRTGAEFHRCVDMIKDRLGAVPIVMQLPIGAEADFQGVVDLVTMKAFVWSAEATKGEMYDIVDIPATHTEAAEEWRGKLVETVAENDDEIMELFLNGDEPSVEQLHAAVRRIILGSGKGKGEPTITAVFCGTAFKNKGVQPLLDAVVRYLPSPLDIEAIEGHDVRDAEAIVKRKPSDEEPLAALAFKIMSDPHLGKLTFVRVYSGRLEAGTSVLNSVKGKKERIGKIYRMHANKREEIDAVGAGDIVAVMGLKQTTTGETLCDDKQPVILESMDFPAPVIQVAIEPKSKGDQEKLGVAIQRLAEEDPSFHVHSDEETGQTILGGMGELHLEVLVDRMKREFKVEANVGKPQVAYRETIRGTVERHDYTHKKQTGGTGQFAKVQIAIEPITEADGPAYEFVNKVTGGRVPKEYIPSVDAGAQEAMQFGILAGYEMTGVRVTLLDGGYHEVDSSELAFKIAGSQAFKEAARKASPVLMEPMMAVEVTTPEDYMGDVIGDINSRRGQIQAMEERHGARVVKGLVPLSEMFGYVGDLRSKTSGRASYSMQFDSYAEVPRNVAEEIIAKAKGE; this is encoded by the coding sequence ATGGCTACCACTTCGCTTGACCTGGCCAAGGTCCGCAACATCGGGATCATGGCCCACATCGACGCGGGCAAGACGACCACCACCGAGCGCATCCTGTTCTACACCGGTGTGTCTTACAAGATCGGTGAGGTCCACGACGGCGCTGCCACGATGGACTGGATGGAGCAGGAGCAGGAGCGCGGCATCACGATCACGTCTGCCGCGACGACCTGCCACTGGCCGCTCGAGGACGTCGACCACACCATCAACATCATCGACACCCCGGGTCACGTTGACTTCACGGTCGAGGTGGAGCGTTCGCTCCGCGTCCTCGACGGTGCCGTCACCGTGTTCGACGGTGTCGCCGGTGTGGAGCCGCAGTCCGAGACCGTTTGGCGTCAGGCGGACCGCTACGGCGTCCCGCGCATCTGCTTCGTCAACAAGCTCGACCGTACCGGCGCCGAGTTCCACCGCTGCGTCGACATGATCAAGGACCGCCTCGGTGCGGTTCCGATCGTCATGCAGCTCCCCATCGGTGCCGAGGCCGACTTCCAGGGTGTCGTCGACCTCGTCACGATGAAGGCGTTCGTCTGGTCCGCCGAGGCGACCAAGGGCGAGATGTACGACATCGTCGACATCCCGGCCACGCACACCGAGGCCGCTGAAGAGTGGCGCGGCAAGCTGGTCGAGACCGTCGCCGAGAACGACGACGAGATCATGGAGCTCTTCCTGAACGGCGACGAGCCGTCCGTGGAGCAGCTGCACGCCGCCGTCCGTCGCATCATCCTCGGCTCCGGCAAGGGCAAGGGCGAGCCCACGATCACCGCGGTGTTCTGTGGCACGGCGTTCAAGAACAAGGGCGTTCAGCCCCTGCTCGACGCCGTCGTCCGTTACCTGCCGTCGCCGCTGGACATCGAGGCCATCGAGGGCCACGACGTCCGCGACGCCGAGGCCATCGTGAAGCGCAAGCCGTCCGACGAGGAGCCCCTCGCGGCGCTGGCGTTCAAGATCATGAGCGACCCGCACCTCGGCAAGCTCACCTTCGTCCGGGTTTACTCGGGCCGCCTGGAGGCCGGCACCTCGGTGCTGAACTCCGTCAAGGGCAAGAAGGAGCGCATCGGCAAGATCTACCGCATGCACGCCAACAAGCGTGAAGAGATCGACGCGGTGGGCGCCGGCGACATCGTCGCCGTCATGGGCCTGAAGCAGACCACCACCGGTGAGACGCTGTGTGACGACAAGCAGCCCGTGATCCTGGAGTCCATGGACTTCCCGGCTCCGGTCATCCAGGTCGCCATCGAGCCCAAGTCCAAGGGTGACCAGGAGAAGCTGGGTGTCGCCATCCAGCGCCTGGCGGAGGAGGACCCCTCCTTCCACGTTCACTCGGACGAGGAGACGGGCCAGACCATCCTCGGCGGTATGGGCGAGCTGCACCTCGAGGTGCTGGTCGACCGTATGAAGCGCGAGTTCAAGGTCGAGGCCAACGTCGGCAAGCCGCAGGTCGCGTACCGCGAGACGATCCGCGGGACCGTCGAGCGTCACGACTACACCCACAAGAAGCAGACCGGTGGTACCGGTCAGTTCGCCAAGGTGCAGATCGCGATCGAGCCGATCACCGAGGCCGACGGCCCGGCGTACGAGTTCGTGAACAAGGTCACCGGTGGCCGCGTGCCGAAGGAGTACATCCCTTCGGTCGACGCCGGTGCGCAGGAGGCCATGCAGTTCGGCATCCTGGCCGGCTACGAGATGACGGGCGTCCGCGTCACGCTTCTCGACGGTGGCTACCACGAGGTCGACTCCTCCGAGCTCGCGTTCAAGATCGCCGGTTCGCAGGCCTTCAAGGAGGCCGCGCGCAAGGCGTCCCCCGTGCTCATGGAGCCGATGATGGCCGTCGAGGTCACCACGCCCGAGGACTACATGGGTGACGTCATCGGTGACATCAACTCCCGCCGTGGCCAGATCCAGGCCATGGAGGAGCGTCACGGTGCTCGCGTCGTGAAGGGCCTCGTGCCCCTTTCGGAGATGTTCGGCTACGTCGGCGACCTCCGCAGCAAGACCTCGGGTCGCGCCAGCTACTCGATGCAGTTCGACTCCTACGCCGAGGTTCCCCGGAACGTCGCCGAGGAGATCATCGCGAAGGCCAAGGGCGAGTAA
- the tuf gene encoding elongation factor Tu: MAKAKFERTKPHVNIGTIGHIDHGKTTLTAAITKVLHDAYPDLNEASAFDQIDKAPEERQRGITISIAHVEYQTEARHYAHVDCPGHADYIKNMITGAAQMDGAILVVAATDGPMPQTKEHVLLARQVGVPYIVVALNKADMVDDEEILELVELEVRELLSEYEFPGDDLPVVQVSALKALEGDKEWGEKLLGLMKAVDEHIPTPPRDTEKPFLMPVEDVFTITGRGTVVTGRIERGVLKVNETVDIIGIKEAKTTTTVTGIEMFRKLLDEGQAGENVGLLLRGIKREDVERGQVIIKPGSVTPHTEFEAQAYILSKDEGGRHTPFFNNYRPQFYFRTTDVTGVVTLPAGTEMVMPGDNTEMTVALIQPVAMEEGLKFAIREGGRTVGAGQVTKITK; this comes from the coding sequence GTGGCGAAGGCGAAGTTCGAGCGGACTAAGCCGCACGTCAACATCGGCACCATCGGTCACATTGACCACGGTAAGACGACCCTCACGGCCGCCATTACCAAGGTGCTGCACGACGCGTACCCGGACCTGAACGAGGCCTCGGCCTTCGACCAGATCGACAAGGCTCCTGAGGAGCGCCAGCGCGGTATCACCATCTCCATCGCGCACGTCGAGTACCAGACCGAGGCGCGTCACTACGCCCACGTCGACTGCCCGGGTCACGCCGACTACATCAAGAACATGATCACCGGTGCCGCGCAGATGGACGGCGCCATCCTCGTGGTCGCCGCCACCGACGGCCCGATGCCGCAGACCAAGGAGCACGTGCTCCTGGCCCGCCAGGTCGGCGTTCCGTACATCGTCGTCGCCCTGAACAAGGCCGACATGGTGGACGACGAGGAGATCCTGGAGCTCGTCGAGCTCGAGGTTCGTGAGCTCCTCTCCGAGTACGAGTTCCCGGGCGACGACCTGCCGGTCGTCCAGGTCTCGGCGCTCAAGGCGCTCGAGGGCGACAAGGAGTGGGGCGAGAAGCTCCTCGGCCTCATGAAGGCCGTCGACGAGCACATCCCCACGCCGCCGCGTGACACCGAGAAGCCGTTCCTCATGCCCGTCGAGGACGTCTTCACGATCACCGGTCGCGGTACGGTCGTCACCGGCCGTATCGAGCGCGGTGTCCTGAAGGTCAACGAGACCGTTGACATCATCGGCATCAAGGAAGCCAAGACCACCACCACGGTCACCGGCATCGAGATGTTCCGCAAGCTGCTCGACGAGGGCCAGGCCGGCGAGAACGTCGGTCTGCTCCTCCGTGGCATCAAGCGCGAGGACGTCGAGCGCGGCCAGGTCATCATCAAGCCCGGTTCGGTCACGCCGCACACCGAGTTCGAGGCCCAGGCCTACATCCTGTCGAAGGACGAGGGTGGCCGTCACACCCCCTTCTTCAACAACTACCGCCCGCAGTTCTACTTCCGTACCACGGACGTCACGGGTGTCGTCACCCTGCCGGCCGGCACGGAGATGGTCATGCCGGGCGACAACACCGAGATGACGGTCGCGCTGATCCAGCCGGTCGCCATGGAGGAGGGCCTGAAGTTCGCCATCCGTGAGGGTGGTCGTACCGTGGGCGCCGGCCAGGTCACCAAGATCACGAAGTAA
- the rpsJ gene encoding 30S ribosomal protein S10, with amino-acid sequence MAGQKIRIRLKAYDHEVIDSSAKKIVETVTRTGASVAGPVPLPTEKNVYCVIKSPHKYKDSREHFEMRTHKRLIDILDPTPKTVDSLMRLDLPAGVDIEIKL; translated from the coding sequence ATGGCGGGACAGAAGATCCGCATCCGGCTCAAGGCCTACGACCACGAGGTCATCGACTCCTCGGCGAAGAAGATCGTCGAGACGGTGACCCGCACTGGTGCGTCGGTCGCAGGCCCGGTGCCGCTGCCCACTGAGAAGAACGTGTACTGCGTCATCAAGTCGCCGCACAAGTACAAGGACTCGCGCGAGCACTTCGAGATGCGCACGCACAAGCGCCTGATCGACATCCTCGACCCGACGCCCAAGACCGTTGACTCGCTGATGCGCCTGGACCTTCCGGCCGGCGTTGACATCGAGATCAAGCTCTGA
- the rplC gene encoding 50S ribosomal protein L3 has translation MAKQIKGVLGEKLGMTQVWDENNRVVPVTVVKAGPCVVTQVRTNDIDGYESVQIAFGEIDPRKVNKPLKGHFAKADVTPRRHLVELRTSDASEYTLGQEITAEVFESGVKVDVTGNSKGKGFAGVMKRHNFRGLGAGHGVQRKHRSPGSIGGCATPGRVFKGMRMAGRMGNERVTTQNLTIHAVDAEKGLLLIKGAVPGPNGGLVLVRTAAKGA, from the coding sequence ATGGCAAAGCAGATCAAGGGCGTCCTGGGCGAGAAGCTCGGCATGACCCAGGTCTGGGACGAGAACAACCGTGTCGTCCCGGTGACCGTTGTCAAGGCCGGGCCCTGCGTCGTTACCCAGGTCCGTACGAACGACATCGACGGCTACGAGTCGGTCCAGATCGCCTTCGGCGAGATTGACCCGCGCAAGGTGAACAAGCCCCTCAAGGGCCACTTCGCCAAGGCCGACGTGACCCCCCGCCGCCACCTGGTGGAGCTCCGCACCTCCGACGCCAGCGAGTACACGCTCGGCCAGGAGATCACTGCTGAGGTGTTCGAGTCCGGCGTCAAGGTTGACGTCACGGGCAACAGCAAGGGCAAGGGCTTCGCCGGTGTCATGAAGCGGCACAACTTCCGGGGCCTCGGCGCCGGTCACGGTGTGCAGCGCAAGCACCGCTCCCCCGGTTCGATCGGTGGCTGCGCCACCCCTGGGCGTGTCTTCAAGGGCATGCGCATGGCTGGTCGTATGGGCAACGAGCGCGTCACCACCCAGAACCTGACCATCCACGCGGTAGACGCGGAGAAGGGTCTGCTGCTCATCAAGGGCGCGGTCCCCGGTCCGAACGGCGGCCTCGTCCTGGTCCGTACCGCGGCCAAGGGGGCTTGA